One Solanum lycopersicum chromosome 2, SLM_r2.1 genomic region harbors:
- the LOC101255252 gene encoding protein DETOXIFICATION 40 has translation MGPNEPLLESESPILASAATEKISSELEEILSDTSLSCIQRFKRASVIELRNLFRLAAPAIIVYLLNNVTSMSTQIFCGHLGNLELAAASLGNSGIQLLAYGVMLGMGSAVETLCGQAYGGHKYEMLGIYLQRSTILLMLTGLPLMVAYLFSKPILILLGQSKKVASAAALFVYGLIPQIFAYAANFPIQKFLQAQSIVNPSAYIAAVTLIFHLFLTWLVLYVFNWGLFGGALVLSISWWIVVIAQFVYILWSDKCKKTWSGFSMQAFYGLWDFFKLSLASAVMLCLETWYFQILILIAGLLPNPEVALDSLAVCTTILGWVFMISVGFNAAASVRVSNELGGGHPKSAAFSVVVVTISSFVISVVFAILVLLFRHVMSYAFTGGQVIAEAASDLAPLLALSLILNGIQPVLSGVAVGCGWQAFVAYVNVGCYYVVGIPLGILLGFYFNLEAKGIWLGMLGGTAMQTIILLWVTFRTDWEKEVEQAKSRLNMWQNNSKKQLFND, from the exons ATGGGGCCAAATGAACCTTTGTTAGAATCTGAATCACCAATATTGGCGTCGGCGGCGACGGAGAAAATAAGTTCTGAGCTTGAAGAAATCCTATCAGACACAAGCTTGTCATGTATTCAGAGGTTTAAAAGAGCCTCAGTGATAGAGTTGAGAAATTTATTCCGTCTAGCAGCTCCAGCCATCATTGTTTACTTGCTAAACAATGTTACTTCCATGTCTACACAAATTTTCTGTGGTCATCTTGGAAATCTTGAACTTGCTGCTGCTTCTCTTGGTAATAGTGGCATTCAACTTTTGGCCTATGGTGTCatg CTAGGAATGGGAAGTGCAGTGGAGACATTATGTGGTCAAGCATATGGAGGTCACAAATATGAAATGCTAGGAATATATCTTCAAAGATCAACCATACTTCTTATGTTAACAGGATTACCACTAATGGTGGCATACTTATTTTCTAAACCAATCTTGATTTTGTTAGGCCAATCCAAGAAAGTAGCATCAGCAGCAGCACTATTTGTGTATGGTTTAATTCCACAAATATTTGCTTATGCAGCCAATTTCCCTATCCAAAAATTCTTACAAGCTCAAAGTATTGTTAACCCTAGTGCATATATTGCTGCTGTTACATTAATATTTCACCTATTTTTAACATGGCTAGTGCTTTATGTATTTAATTGGGGATTATTTGGTGGTGCTTTGGTTTTGAGTATTTCATGGTGGATAGTTGTGATTGCACAATTTGTGTATATTTTGTGGAGTGATAAATGTAAGAAAACATGGAGTGGGTTTAGTATGCAAGCATTTTATGGATTGTGGGATTTTTTCAAGTTGTCACTTGCTTCAGCTGTTATGTTGTGTCTAGAGACTTGGTATTTTcagattttgattttaattgctGGTTTGCTTCCAAATCCTGAAGTGGCATTGGACTCCCTTGCTGTTTG TACTACAATTCTAGGGTGGGTGTTCATGATATCCGTTGGGTTCAATGCAGCAGCAAG TGTTCGAGTGAGCAATGAGTTGGGAGGTGGACATCCAAAATCAGCAGCATTTTCTGTTGTTGTAGTGACAATAAGTTCATTTGTCATTTCTGTTGTGTTTGCAATTTTGGTTTTATTGTTCCGCCATGTCATGAGTTATGCCTTCACGGGTGGACAAGTGATTGCTGAAGCTGCCTCAGATCTTGCCCCACTCTTGGCTCTATCACTAATACTCAATGGCATTCAACCTGTTTTATCTG gGGTTGCTGTTGGATGTGGATGGCAAGCATTTGTGGCATACGTTAACGTTGGATGTTACTATGTTGTTGGCATTCCATTGGGTATTCTTCTTGGATTTTATTTCAACCTTGAAGCTAAG GGAATATGGTTGGGAATGTTAGGAGGAACAGCTATGCAGACTATCATATTATTGTGGGTCACCTTTCGAACCGATTGGGAGAAAGAG GTGGAGCAAGCAAAGAGTCGATTAAATATGTGGCAAAACAATAGTAAAAAACAATTGTTCAATGATTGA